In Denitratisoma sp. DHT3, one DNA window encodes the following:
- a CDS encoding universal stress protein produces the protein MTTFKSILAATDFSDDARRAVDRAASLAVEQGGELELLHVMSGPSLKSLRELFQLMPDAEAKLVEDAQATLNELASTARLLTGTGVAATVKVGHVLDEILAASRQRELLVLGGKGSNPLRDLILGTTAERLLNKCRQPVLVVKQARRGPYQRVLVPVDFSPHSAIALARAIAIAPTAEITLVHAFEALFEGKLWLAGVSDDDLRRYRNQARQKALASIDAMIQGCGRDSDRIYRTVERGSPAPVILAKEAEFDADLIVVGKHGQLLAEELLLGSVTRHVLADSKCDVLVVQ, from the coding sequence ATGACGACTTTCAAATCCATTCTGGCTGCGACAGACTTTTCCGACGACGCCCGCCGCGCCGTCGACCGCGCGGCCTCCCTGGCTGTGGAGCAAGGCGGGGAACTCGAGTTGCTGCACGTGATGAGCGGCCCCTCGTTGAAATCGCTGCGGGAATTGTTCCAGTTGATGCCCGATGCCGAGGCGAAGCTGGTGGAGGATGCCCAGGCGACGCTGAACGAGTTGGCATCGACGGCCCGTCTATTGACGGGAACAGGCGTCGCCGCGACCGTCAAGGTCGGCCACGTGCTGGATGAGATTCTCGCGGCATCCAGACAGCGGGAACTGCTGGTGCTGGGAGGCAAGGGCTCGAATCCGCTGCGCGACCTGATTCTGGGAACCACCGCGGAACGCTTGCTGAACAAATGCAGGCAGCCGGTTCTGGTGGTCAAGCAGGCCCGCCGCGGACCGTATCAGCGCGTGCTCGTACCGGTGGACTTCTCGCCTCATTCGGCGATCGCCCTGGCACGGGCCATCGCCATCGCCCCGACGGCGGAAATCACCCTGGTCCATGCGTTCGAGGCATTGTTCGAAGGCAAGCTCTGGCTCGCCGGCGTCAGCGACGACGACCTTCGACGGTACCGCAACCAGGCCCGGCAAAAAGCGCTCGCCAGCATCGACGCCATGATCCAGGGCTGCGGGCGTGACTCCGATCGGATCTACCGCACGGTCGAGCGCGGCAGCCCGGCGCCGGTCATTCTCGCCAAGGAGGCCGAATTCGACGCCGATCTGATCGTCGTCGGCAAGCATGGCCAGTTGCTGGCCGAGGAACTGCTCCTGGGCAGCGTCACGCGCCATGTCCTGGCCGACTCGAAGTGCGACGTGCTGGTGGTGCAGTAG